Proteins encoded by one window of Flagellimonas lutaonensis:
- a CDS encoding porin family protein: MKKTILTVLAVCALAFTAAAQEGFAVKAGLNNVTIDVDGFGSESELGFYLGGSYTFETSGEIDIEPSLLVSIVDDLTALYIPVMAKYNISDQFNLQAGPQINYILEDNFDQGAFGLDLALGAAFNITEQFFVEARYGFEIVRDLENANINTLTVGVGYKIN; the protein is encoded by the coding sequence ATGAAAAAAACAATTCTTACAGTACTCGCAGTGTGCGCTTTGGCATTTACAGCAGCGGCCCAAGAGGGTTTTGCTGTCAAAGCCGGACTCAATAACGTGACCATTGATGTAGATGGTTTTGGATCTGAGAGCGAACTTGGTTTCTATTTAGGTGGAAGCTATACGTTCGAAACGAGTGGAGAAATTGACATTGAGCCATCGTTGCTTGTGAGCATCGTTGATGACCTTACGGCGCTTTACATACCAGTTATGGCCAAATACAACATCTCAGACCAATTCAATCTTCAGGCTGGGCCACAGATCAACTATATCTTGGAAGATAATTTTGATCAAGGTGCTTTTGGTCTGGACCTGGCCCTAGGTGCGGCCTTTAACATAACCGAGCAATTCTTTGTTGAAGCACGTTATGGTTTCGAAATTGTACGCGATTTAGAAAATGCGAACATCAACACATTGACTGTAGGTGTTGGATATAAAATAAACTAA